One window of Doryrhamphus excisus isolate RoL2022-K1 chromosome 13, RoL_Dexc_1.0, whole genome shotgun sequence genomic DNA carries:
- the LOC131140141 gene encoding RNA polymerase II elongation factor ELL-like yields the protein MLALEENRSYGLSGGCPLPRSRGANVSVFHVKLTDSAARAISTFHHDKASSAPPTISFNGNQGKITIPCCKNGGEARSFMFGVTNVAQDNPHGSFDCIQQLSMSGVQELSCLGVIQKKMTVKATDDSYDKALQSMAQAEEETRSRGAIVIKHGGRFQGKKVTVRAPAPALASLTKPRRSTKSLFSGIKAAGVSTGKTKDAGVPNGRTTSEVQQRPIRERVTHLLALRPYKRPELMLRLQKDGLTARDKGMLDSLLKEVGHVNSRDNTLVLKDALYKELQKDWPGYTSGDQQLLKRILVRRLFQPQQNLLSIPETQVSPLRDTPNSSPAHRPKHSLAEEYTYTDPLANKKTRISHLSRKTASGISASGSSPQAAHRDVVVAPRDDSQKHSLDPRKLLDSLSAACPRDTDNAVRWSDGYLRQTSCKQETPEPLAESEQPLKVPQVDKKSIKRKKNKHREQIEERRRGDKERKRGDSPGDGTNQAGVDCAEPAEVMFDLEEPQAADDSSDYLTKYTDISSYTQRQLYKEEFNKEYSEYRDLHARIDSVTRQFMELDTQLKQLHHDSHKYKTVHNQILHDYSNIKKSNPNYSQERIRCQYLHNKLAHIKKLISKFDQQQLQQHSAPN from the exons ATGCTGGCTCTCGAGGAGAACCGCAGCTACGGGCTGTCCGGCGGCTGCCCGCTGCCGAGGAGCCGTGGCGCCAACGTTTCGGTGTTTCACGTCAAACTAACTGACAGTGCGGCTAGAGCCATTAGCACCTTTCACCACGACAAG GCTTCATCTGCCCCACCCACCATCTCTTTCAATGGAAACCAAGGG AAAATCACAATTCCCTGCTGCAAGAATGGAGGTGAGGCGAGGAGCTTCATGTTTGGGGTGACCAACGTCGCCCAGGACAATCCCCACGGGAGCTTTGACTGCATCCAGCAACTCAGCATGAG TGGTGTGCAGGAGCTGTCATGTCTCGGCGTGATTCAGAAAAAGATGACGGTCAAGGCGACAGATGACTCGTACGACAAAGCCCTGCAGAGCATGGCGCAGGCCGAGGAGGAGACCCGCAGCCGGGGAGCCATCGTCATCAAGCACGGCGGGCGCTTCCAGG GCAAGAAGGTGACGGTGCGCGCCCCTGCCCCAGCCCTCGCCAGCCTGACCAAACCTCGGCGCTCCACCAAGTCCCTTTTCAGCGGCATCAAGGCAGCAGGCGTCTCCACAGGGAAGACAAAGGACGCCGGAGTACCCAATGGGAGGACCACCAGTGAGGTGCAGCAGCGACCAATCAGAGAGCGGGTGACACACTTGCTGGCCCTGAGGCCGTACAAAAGACCCGAGCTGATGCTGAGACTGCAGAAAGATGGACTTACCGCCAGAGATAAAGGAATGCTGGACTCTCTGCTGAAGGAG GTGGGTCATGTCAACAGCAGAGACAACACTTTAGTGCTAAAGGACGCTTTGTATAAGGAGCTGCAGAAAGACTGGCCTGGTTACACATCAGGAGACCAGCAGCTTCTGAAGCGCATCCTCGTCAG GAGGCTTTTCCAGCCGCAACAGAACCTCCTCAGCATCCCCGAGACCCAGGTCAGCCCTCTCCGGGACACACCCAACTCCTCGCCGGCACACCGTCCCAAACATTCCCTGGCAGAGGAGTACACATACACTGACCCTCTGGCCAATAAGAAGACAAGGATCTCCCACTTGTCCCGCAAAACCGCAAGCGGCATTTCCGCATCGGGATCATCACCCCAAGCAGCTCACAGGGACGTCGTAGTGGCGCCACGGGATGACTCTCAGAAGCACTCGCTTGACCCccgcaaacttttggactcttTGTCAGCAGCTTGTCCTCGGGATACAGATAACGCCGTCAGATGGTCAGATGGATACTTAAGGCAAACTTCCTGCAAGCAGGAGACGCCCGAGCCTCTAGCAGAATCTGAGCAGCCTCTTAAAGTACCTCAAGTGGACAAGAAGTCcattaaaaggaaaaagaacAAACACAGAGAGCAG ATTGAAGAAAGGAGGAGAGGCGACAAAGAGAGGAAAAGAGGTGACAGTCCAGGGGATGGAACCAATCAAGCTGGTGTGGACTGTGCAG AGCCTGCTGAAGTGATGTTTGACTTGGAAGAGCCTCAAGCAGCTGATGATAGCAGTGATTATTTAAC GAAGTACACAGATATTAGCAGCTACACTCAGCGGCAGCTTTACAAGGAGGAGTTCAACAAGGAGTACAGCGAGTACCGAGACCTGCACGCCCGCATTGACAGTGTCACCAGACAGTTTATGGAGCTGGACACGCAGCTCAAACAGCTCCACCACGATTCCCATAAATACAAG ACTGTTCATAATCAGATACTCCACGATTATAGCAACATAAAAAAG TCCAATCCCAACTACAGCCAGGAGAGGATCCGTTGTCAGTATCTCCACAACAAACTGGCGCACATCAAGAAGCTCATATCCAAGTTCGACCAGCAACAGCTTCAGCAGCATTCTGCCCCCAACTGA
- the d2hgdh gene encoding D-2-hydroxyglutarate dehydrogenase, mitochondrial isoform X2 has product MLLRTLRLRTSLKPLSKHNIMRPSTSCYGPLPTSLCQSVACCRRLHGGTDMANRSCDEAPQRLPFARVTQEDLDYFRRLLPGRTITDPDLLEACNVDWLKSVKGSSEVLLRPQSTQEVSQILSYCNHRNLAVNTQGGNTGLVGGSVPVYDEIVLSTAFMNNILSFDSVSGVLTCQAGCVLENLSLYLEERDHIMPLDLGAKGSCHIGGCETFEDLLKTFQLCRGMLGEILSAFEFLDSECMRLLNTHLKLDNPVSDCPFYIVIETSGSDTRHDEEKLHNFLEEAMTSSLVTDGTVATEESKSKALWSMRERVTEALTHDGFTYKYDVSLPVEKIYQLVTDMREHLGGQAKSVVGYGHVGDGNLHLNITSPARDPVLLAAIEPFIYEWTSGCQGSISAEHGLGLKKRNYIYYSKPSQAVAMMARIKSMLDPKGILNPYKTLPDHLR; this is encoded by the exons ATGTTGCTGAGGACACTGAGGCTGAGGACCTCTCTAAAACCCTTGAGCAAACACAACATCATGCGCCCATCCACATCCTGTTATGGCCCATTGCCCACCAGCCTGTGTCAAAGTGTAGCCTGCTGTCGGAGGCTCCACGGCGGGACTGATATGGCCAACAGGTCCTGTGACGAAGCACCACAGAGGTTACCCTTCGCCAGGGTGACACAAGAGGATTTGGACTATTTCAGGAGGCTACTACCTGGCAGGACCATCACAGACCCGGACCTTTTAGAAGCGTGCAATGTAGACTGGCTCAAGTCTGTGAAAG GTTCCAGTGAAGTGCTGCTGAGGCCTCAGTCAACACAGGAAGTCTCTCAAATCCTCAG CTACTGTAATCATCGTAACCTGGCGGTGAACACGCAAGGTGGCAACACCGGGCTGGTGGGCGGCAGCGTGCCTGTTTACGACGAGATCGTTCTGTCCACCGCCTTCATGAACAATATCCTGAGCTTTGACAGCGTTTCTG GGGTCCTGACTTGCCAGGCGGGTTGTGTTCTCGAGAACCTGTCTCTCTACCTGGAGGAGCGAGACCACATCATGCCTCTAGACCTGGGGGCCAAAGGAAGCTGCCATATCGGAG GTTGTGAAACATTTGAGGATCTCCTGAAGACATTTCAGCTCTGCAGAGGAATGCTGGGTGAAATCCTGTCTGCGTTTGAGTTTTTGGACAGCGAATGTATGAGGCTGCTCAATACACACCTCAAACTGGACAACCCCGTCTCtg ATTGCCCGTTCTACATTGTCATAGAAACGTCTGGATCTGACACGAGGCACGACGAGGAGAAGCTCCACAATTTTTTGGAGGAGGCCATGACCTCATCGCTGGTCACTGATGGGACGGTGGCGACAGAGGAATCCAAATCAAAG gctttaTGGTCGATGCGTGAACGCGTAACAGAGGCTCTGACTCACGACGGCTTCACCTACAAGTATGACGTCTCGCTTCCCGTGGAGAAGATCTACCAGCTGGTGACTGACATGAGGGAGCACCTAGGGGGCCAGGCGAAGAGTGTGGTAGGATACGGACACGTAG GAGATGGCAACCTCCACTTGAACATCACTTCTCCTGCCAGAGACCCCGTCCTCTTGGCCGCCATTGAGCCTTTCATCTACGAGTGGACATCCGGCTGCCAGGGTAGCATCAGTGCCGAGCATGGGCTTGGCTTGAAGAAGAGGAACTACATCTACTATAGTAAACCCAGCCAGGCGGTCGCCATGATGGCCAGAATCAAGAGCATGCTGGACCCCAAAGGAATTCTTAACCCCTACAAGACTTTACCGGACCACCTGCGATGA
- the d2hgdh gene encoding D-2-hydroxyglutarate dehydrogenase, mitochondrial isoform X1, which yields MLLRTLRLRTSLKPLSKHNIMRPSTSCYGPLPTSLCQSVACCRRLHGGTDMANRSCDEAPQRLPFARVTQEDLDYFRRLLPGRTITDPDLLEACNVDWLKSVKGSSEVLLRPQSTQEVSQILSYCNHRNLAVNTQGGNTGLVGGSVPVYDEIVLSTAFMNNILSFDSVSGVLTCQAGCVLENLSLYLEERDHIMPLDLGAKGSCHIGGNVATNAGGLRLLRYGSLHGNVLGLEAVLADGQVLDCLATLRKDNTGYDLKQLFIGSEGTLGVITAVSVLCPRKPKSVNVVFLGCETFEDLLKTFQLCRGMLGEILSAFEFLDSECMRLLNTHLKLDNPVSDCPFYIVIETSGSDTRHDEEKLHNFLEEAMTSSLVTDGTVATEESKSKALWSMRERVTEALTHDGFTYKYDVSLPVEKIYQLVTDMREHLGGQAKSVVGYGHVGDGNLHLNITSPARDPVLLAAIEPFIYEWTSGCQGSISAEHGLGLKKRNYIYYSKPSQAVAMMARIKSMLDPKGILNPYKTLPDHLR from the exons ATGTTGCTGAGGACACTGAGGCTGAGGACCTCTCTAAAACCCTTGAGCAAACACAACATCATGCGCCCATCCACATCCTGTTATGGCCCATTGCCCACCAGCCTGTGTCAAAGTGTAGCCTGCTGTCGGAGGCTCCACGGCGGGACTGATATGGCCAACAGGTCCTGTGACGAAGCACCACAGAGGTTACCCTTCGCCAGGGTGACACAAGAGGATTTGGACTATTTCAGGAGGCTACTACCTGGCAGGACCATCACAGACCCGGACCTTTTAGAAGCGTGCAATGTAGACTGGCTCAAGTCTGTGAAAG GTTCCAGTGAAGTGCTGCTGAGGCCTCAGTCAACACAGGAAGTCTCTCAAATCCTCAG CTACTGTAATCATCGTAACCTGGCGGTGAACACGCAAGGTGGCAACACCGGGCTGGTGGGCGGCAGCGTGCCTGTTTACGACGAGATCGTTCTGTCCACCGCCTTCATGAACAATATCCTGAGCTTTGACAGCGTTTCTG GGGTCCTGACTTGCCAGGCGGGTTGTGTTCTCGAGAACCTGTCTCTCTACCTGGAGGAGCGAGACCACATCATGCCTCTAGACCTGGGGGCCAAAGGAAGCTGCCATATCGGAGGTAACGTGGCGACCAACGCTGGCGGGCTGCGGCTGCTGCGGTACGGCTCCTTGCACGGGAATGTTCTGGGTTTGGAAGCG GTGTTGGCAGACGGGCAGGTCCTGGACTGTTTGGCCACTTTGAGGAAGGACAATACAGGATACGACCTCAAACAGCTCTTCATAGGCTCTGAAGGAACCCTAGGGGTCATTACAGCCGTCTCTGTCCTTTGTCCTCGCAAACCCAAATCTGTCAATGTGGTTTTTCTGG GTTGTGAAACATTTGAGGATCTCCTGAAGACATTTCAGCTCTGCAGAGGAATGCTGGGTGAAATCCTGTCTGCGTTTGAGTTTTTGGACAGCGAATGTATGAGGCTGCTCAATACACACCTCAAACTGGACAACCCCGTCTCtg ATTGCCCGTTCTACATTGTCATAGAAACGTCTGGATCTGACACGAGGCACGACGAGGAGAAGCTCCACAATTTTTTGGAGGAGGCCATGACCTCATCGCTGGTCACTGATGGGACGGTGGCGACAGAGGAATCCAAATCAAAG gctttaTGGTCGATGCGTGAACGCGTAACAGAGGCTCTGACTCACGACGGCTTCACCTACAAGTATGACGTCTCGCTTCCCGTGGAGAAGATCTACCAGCTGGTGACTGACATGAGGGAGCACCTAGGGGGCCAGGCGAAGAGTGTGGTAGGATACGGACACGTAG GAGATGGCAACCTCCACTTGAACATCACTTCTCCTGCCAGAGACCCCGTCCTCTTGGCCGCCATTGAGCCTTTCATCTACGAGTGGACATCCGGCTGCCAGGGTAGCATCAGTGCCGAGCATGGGCTTGGCTTGAAGAAGAGGAACTACATCTACTATAGTAAACCCAGCCAGGCGGTCGCCATGATGGCCAGAATCAAGAGCATGCTGGACCCCAAAGGAATTCTTAACCCCTACAAGACTTTACCGGACCACCTGCGATGA
- the acvr1l gene encoding activin receptor type-1, translating to MAWRTLHILLLLLFKWAFQTSAEGSDGQLVCLCDSPKCLQDQCQGTRCFSSVRVGSSGVVFERGCLEGPKKTRLHCSTQPSSHQAISCCSHDMCNLNTTRSSVMALLPSAPQEEPVGYGVGMLALFVVGPIVVLVLLSVALALACRRLHHGRLQRLQEFDTEQGAVEGLITSNVGDSTLADLLDHSCTSGSGSGLPFLVQRTVARQISLVECVGKGRYGEVWRGQWQGENVAVKIFSSRDEKSWFRETEIYNTVLLRHENILGFMASDMTSRNSSTQLWLITHYHENGSLYDYLQRVAVEPPEGLAMAASIASGLVHLHTEIFGTEGKPAIAHRDLKSKNILVTKELRCCIADLGLAVTHSQADNLLDVGNNPKVGTKRYMAPEVLDESIQTDCFDAFKRVDIWAFGLVLWEIARRTYSNGIIEDYKPPFYDLVPNDPSFEEMRKVVCVEQQRPFIPNRWFSDPTLSSLVKLMKECWYQNPSARLTALRIKKTLDKIHSSLDKVKDS from the exons ATGGCTTGGAGGACTCTCCACATcctgttgctgctgcttttcAAGTGGGCCTTCCAAACATCTGCTGAGGGCTCAG ATGGGCAGCTAGTGTGCCTGTGTGACAGTCCAAAATGCCTCCAGGACCAGTGCCAGGGCACGCGCTGCTTCTCCTCAGTGCGGGTGGGCTCCAGCGGCGTGGTGTTTGAGCGTGGCTGCCTGGAGGGCCCCAAGAAAACACGCTTGCACTGCTCCACTCAGCCATCCTCCCACCAGGCCATTTCCTGCTGCTCCCATGACATGTGCAACCTCAACACTACCAGGAGCTCAGTGATGGCGCTTCTGCCTTCAG CCCCACAGGAAGAGCCGGTCGGGTACGGTGTCGGGATGCTGGCGCTCTTCGTGGTGGGTCCAATTGTGGTTCTGGTCCTGCTGTCTGTGGCATTGGCGCTGGCCTGCAGGAGGCTCCACCATGGTCGTTTGCAGAGGCTGCAGGAGTTTGACACGGAGCAGGGAGCCGTGGAGGGCCTCATCACCTCCAACGTGGGGGACAGCACTTTAGCG GACTTACTGGATCACTCGTGCACATCAGGGAGTGGTTCGGGTCTTCCATTCTTGGTCCAGAGGACGGTTGCTAGGCAGATCAGTCTGGTGGAGTGTGTTG GCAAGGGGCGGTATGGTGAGGTGTGGCGAGGCCAGTGGCAAGGCGAGAACGTGGCTGTCAAAATCTTCTCCTCAAGAGATGAAAAGTCCTGGTTCCGAGAGACCGAGATCTACAACACTGTGCTCCTCAGACATGAGAACATCCTGG GCTTCATGGCATCCGACATGACCTCACGCAACTCCAGCACCCAGCTGTGGCTCATCACCCACTACCACGAAAACGGCTCCCTGTACGACTATTTGCAGCGGGTCGCTGTGGAGCCGCCGGAGGGCCTGGCCATGGCGGCATCCATCGCCAGCGGGCTGGTGCACCTGCACACGGAGATCTTTGGCACAGAGGGCAAGCCGGCCATCGCACACCGGGACCTGAAGAGCAAGAACATCTTGGTGACAAAGGAGCTGCGCTGCTGCATTGCCGACCTTG GGCTGGCGGTGACCCACTCCCAGGCAGACAACTTGCTGGACGTGGGCAACAACCCCAAAGTGGGCACCAAGCGCTACATGGCGCCCGAGGTCCTGGACGAGAGCATACAGACGGACTGCTTCGACGCCTTCAAGAGGGTGGACATCTGGGCCTTCGGGCTGGTGCTGTGGGAGATAGCGAGGCGCACCTACAGCAACG GTATCATAGAAGACTACAAGCCTCCCTTCTATGATCTGGTGCCAAACGACCCGAGTTTTGAGGAGATGAGGAAGGTGGTCTGTGTGGAACAGCAGAGGCCTTTCATACCCAATCGTTGGTTCTCTGACCCG ACGCTCTCATCTTTGGTGAAGCTGATGAAGGAGTGTTGGTACCAGAACCCGTCAGCCAGGTTGACAGCGCTGCGCATCAAGAAGACCCTGGATAAGATCCACAGCTCCCTGGACAAGGTGAAGGACTCGTGA